A window of Quercus robur chromosome 12, dhQueRobu3.1, whole genome shotgun sequence genomic DNA:
aaagtaGGTGTTTTCTAtattcattttcagtttttggtgGGACCCACCACTAAAAAATGGTTTGGTTTGAGGATTTGTACtcagttttcatttttagtattctaaaatttggatttggatataAAAAATGGATACACATTTCCAGCGTTTTCATTTTTAGTAAAACGAGTAAAGTGACATTCTCGTTTATTTCTTGAAAATGACTGGGACCCATCAACTGTTGAGTCCGCTCAAGTTAGACCTATTGCTTTTATTGCATTTAATGAATAGCTACTAGTGCCAACGACTCTTTCTGGCGCAATGGACTAAATTGAAGTATATTGAAGAGCCAAAACCAATTTTGCTCTTCATTTTTCACACTTTTTCTCCATCATCTAGTCTCTCACTAGTTGACTCTCACCTCTCTTTGCCTCGGTCGCTCGCCTCTCTCGTTCCAGCCAAGCAAGGTaagtccctctctctctctgtctgtaTTTTTCGACCATGTCTCTCTAATTTTCGTGTCTATCTATTTTGGCCCTAGTATTGAATCTCACAATGGAGGCAAGACTATAGATATATTTCTATTtacattttactttttcaaaactttgaaTCAAATTAAATACATATATTCCCGTACTTGTACATTCTAATAGGCTTAttactaataattaataataaaaaaatttgctacAAATAAGCCAAGTTGATTAGAGTATTAAAAGTTTAGGattaattcatttaattttatttcgaaTGCAAGCCAAGTTTGGGTTCATCACCGAACAATATTACATGTTCAAgcttgtttcattttttttttttttttggtgccaaACAAGCCTAAGTTTGTTCACGAGCTAATTAACTCATTCTTTTCCTAACTTCTTTtcctaactaaaaaaaaaaaaacccctcatTTTTCCCAATATGATAAGCACCGtcattgttttaaaaatcatttcAGTTGGTTCTACCAATGAATTATGCCTAAATTCAATTCGGTTctatttgaaatgaaaaaaaaaaaaattcgaaaacaTGGTTTAACCAAGAACTAGACTAGTTAGATTAGTTTTTTATCAGTTCTGTTTGATACAAAAAAGCATAGTTATTAAACCTAGATCAACATGGCTGGTTGCACTGAAAACCCGGTGACTCGACACCTAGATTAGTCTGAGTGTTTAAATAGACCGTTTCTGCCCATGAGCAGGTCAAACCAAGTCAAACCCAATGGGTTTGTGGCGACCTGTGTAACCTGGATGAGTTTTTATCACCTGGCtaagtttctaaaatttataaaattacatcTATAGGTCCACTTTGGGTAATACAAAGGATGCTAGCATTATCAGTAATGATTGGGCGTTAAGTGTATGTAGGTGGCTTTTTAAGTCTGTCGTCAAATCTTAGGGCTTAACCCTAGACAGGCGGTAAAAACTACCAAGCTAGAGTACGATAGGGGTAGAGGGAATTTCCGGTGGAGTAGCGAAAAATATAGAGATCGGAAAGAACACCAACAACGAAAGCACTCTACTGGGCCGACACTGACACTGACACTGAGAGATGAAAGCTAGGGAATCAAGAGCTAACCATTGAGACTTTGGGTTATCCGAACACATACTTCATGAAATGGTTTGTGCATGTTTTTTGCCTGCAGCAACAAGATCAAGTTGGTAAGcattaaaatattgtttcattttttatattcatttcTATGATCATAGAGGAGCCCTTTTACCATTCCATTTTGTATAAATAATtaccttatttattttttaatgtgtcATAATATGGTAATTTAAAGAGGAGAACacttaaagattttttttataaataaaaaggcaCTTCTTTGTCTGTCTACCTATTTCCAAAACTCTCATCCTATCAAAAGACTACTTTATAATTGTGAATCTTGATTTAGAATTACAATGGCTAGTTTAATATAAACATATgcctattttttaaatttaaatatttgtgttatgatttctcaaacttatatatatacctttttcttttttcttttctacattttttatttgacccTATAATTTGACAGATGACCCACTAGTTGAACCAGTGACCCAATAACTCGGGTCATAGACTGGGTCAGTATCTAGGTTGAGTTTAATAAGTATGCAAAAAAGTACTTCCTCCAACCCATTTAGTTTGGCATGTTtagaaaatacaattttttaagggaacaaCATTTAGTgcattttttaacataaaaaggTACAATTTTCCGAAGCTAGCCTCATTACTTTAAACTTTATTGAAAGAAGGatattgaattttgaaatgGGTCATGCTAATCCTAATAAATTTCCCAAATATAAAACAATACTAAATAGGTTCCTAATAtttgcattgttttttttttttttcatttaatgcattgatgTGATTTCCTAATAAACAAGTTTGAGACCTAATTTTCCACTCTTACTTTTAATTGCATTAATGTGatcatattaatgagaaattttGCCCACAAATAAATTTCATCACATACCTCTTACTTTATTTcaaaagggaaatgctaacgaatgcCCTTAGAGTATTGGTTATTTATATTAGGTGTCATGACTTTTACAACTACGCATCCttagtgcgatggtcactctaaaagtataagtgtttgtggggtgtggggtgTGGGATTAAGGGTTAGAATTCAAGTCTTTAGAAGaaagtttcatacacatatatacttaaattaagtTAGAGTGGAATTTTTATCATGTATAAATAAAAGGTGTCACGACTTTATCCAGTTTAATCTTTAATGAGATAAAGGGAGTTTGTTTTGGCAAAATTTCTCATTAATACGATCACATTAATGCCATCAAAAGTAAGAGAGGAAAAGTAGGTGTCAAACTTATTTAATAGGAAACCACATCAATGCATTAAAAGCAAAAACCAAGGCAAATATTAGGTACCTATTTAGTAGAGTGCTACTAGTGCCACATAAAGTGGCACAAGACTTATTCTATTTAGTATGAGcatttagtattattttatatttaggaaATTTATTAggacatttattatttatattaggTGTCATGACTTTTATGTAGTTTAATCTTTAATGAGATAAAGGGAgtttgttttggaaaaatttctcattaataCGTTCACATTAATGCCATCAAAAGTAAGAGTGGAGAAGTAGGTGTCAAACTTATTTAATAGGAAACCACATCAATgcattaaaagcaaaaaacaatgCAAATATTAGGAACCTTTTAagtaggaaaattattaggtattctcggagtatcataaatgcataGTCTTCTCTCTCACATGTATATgtacaaaaaattatagaatattaGGGAAGTAAATGCATACTCCCTCATCTCGTATGAATTGTGGGTTTCATTATTATTGAAGAAgggagagtacgcatttatgatacacCATCAAGGCAccaactatttttatttttatttttttaagcgAGGGGCAACAACTCATTGACGtggattttaaaataatattcaatACTATTTTGGAGTATATAAGTAGATAACATATAactagataatatatatatatatatatatatatatataaagtagattcctttttaaaatttaatattattttttaggagaatatttaaaactatttgtTATATAGGTTgtgtaaaaaatattaacattattaaaaatataacacTTAATAACATTATCAAAGATATATACATAATTAATAGGAAATTTTTTCacacttttaaaattttaaaatttttagttaaattatttttgacGTCATTGGTTTGAACTTGATCAGACTAGAGAATTGGTAACCACTCTCTTTTTCGGTTCTCTTACTAGTCCTATTTTTTAAAAGCACAAACACCATGACTATAATTTTTAGCCTTTCACAAATAtatgctaataattaataaatatataactttttatgaacaaaatatataaattgagttaattagataGAACTATTTTCGTTtatgaacttataaaaattagGTTAACCAACCttacattattaaaaattatagataacTTTACTAGAATTGGACtacataattattaataaactacaaataataatttgagattttataagttataacaatccaatacacacacacaaacacacacttaaaTCGAACCTTATGCTCACGAGTCACGAGCTTATTTACGAACATgtaattatatttgaattagGCTTATTTAATAGTCAAGCCTAAACTTGGGCTTGAACTTAGCTTGTTTGCTAAATAAGCGATTATAAATAAGTTTTCTCTTGAGCCGAGCCCAAACCATTCATAAACAACTCAATTTATTTATAGCTCTTACAAAAGATTATGACAACAACTCCATTCATGATCCTAATAAAATTGCGATGGGGTAGAGTACACTTTTGAACTCATGTTCAAGTAGTgtaattttaaacaatgttataccactcaatattttttttattgaatacaAATTTTGACAATACACTATTGGATCTTTTTATAccctctatgcttgcaaaattttagaATGATGAGAAATCATTAACTAtattatctataaaatatttaattttcaagtttttgtattttaaaattgtgcataaaaatgagtttatagatcgaTTTGTAAATTAACCTGATTGGCACAAAATGCCTATTGGACTGAAGAACATAGATAACATGTAATTTAACaatgtgattttcaaaatataaattcaataaaagttatttgatagtataatattgtttaaagttAAACTATGTGTAACTTGATCTTGACCTTATATATATGGTGAATTTTCTTCAAAAGAGTGGAAATATCATTTAAGATAGAgcttattgttatttattatttttaattttgagaaggATAGAGCTCTTGTTATTGTGTACTAGATATTCCATATAATTAGAACTTATTGGAGGCTAGCTATAAGAATTGTTTTGATAATGTGTAAAACTTGAGGAGAGTCTATTTTATggttaagttttattttttatatttaccaTTGTACATAGTGCCCCTTCATTTTACGTGATACTAAGAGACCGTTTAGgaaattatgaaaattgaagCTTATTTGATTTTGTAGCTTCTTTTTGGTGGTATTCGTGAgtttcattgtattttttggTACTTTTTATGGGTtccattacactttttggtactatttatagaTCCCATTGTATTATTCAattagcttttaactttttttaaaaaaatacacttttagcaaaatattttcaatttaagctaaataagttgttcttaAACAAACTCTAAATATACCTTTAGATTTATAATATCAAAGTGTATCCATTTTTATGGATTCAGCTCACCTTTAAAGCCATGTAAGACCTATAACTCATCATTCTACTTTGCCAGATTTTGACAAAAAGCAGTGAAGTTTAAACCAGTTCAAAGTTTGGGTGCAACCACAAATGccatcttttcttttatacaagGCAGCCAATTGTCTGAGCTTCCCTATAGTAGGCCTGATTGATTGAACAATGCAATGCCTCTACCCAGCATGAAAATGCCGGATTTATGAGTTTTGTGATGGAAGATGAAACTCTATCGTAACTGAAAAAAGGGAAGCCATTGAGGTCCAAAAGGTGATACCTTGTTGGAAAAATGCAGTTGTCATGTTACTAGAAACAATGTCTGAAGCTCAATTCCCAAATCATTGAAACCCAGAACAGTTAATTGAAACATGAAGGAAGGAGGTCGGTGGTGATGATGACCATGGTAACTTTGGTTTGAAATGCCATTTAGAAAGGCTCATGTCAAAGAAGACAATAATGACATCTCCAATCCTCTGTTTTTACatgaaattttgtttctaaatATAACCAAACCTCTTGGAAGTCTTTCAAAATTAGCTGAACTATTTCAGAATAAATATCCTATTAACTAATATTATGAACTTTCATGTCACTTCTTCCATCAAAAAGCCCAAATTAAACAAGTTCAAAgtttagttgtataaatattttAGCCTAGCAACCCTAGAAGTAGTTCATTGTCACTAACAATTAAAGCCATCATTCAAGAGCTAAACTAACCTATAGTTCTGCAAATTCAACCACCAGAAAGTAAAGAGTAAAAAGCTTAAAGGAAACGCACAGCACAAAAAACATACGCAATGATTCTTTGTGAATCAACTCACATAATTCATTTATCTTTGAACCTCGAATATACtatatgaagaaaagaaagtcaAAAGGTTAAAATCAACTTACAAAACTAAAACCCGCAGCATGTGAAAGTTCCATCCTACGGAAAAAAGTTTCCTAGTCATTCACCAGGGTAGGTACATAAAAGGAACATTCCTAAATTTGCAAATTCCAAGTAGAACTGTAACTTCACTTCCATCTAAGAATCAACTGAAACCACCttcactttcttctttttcctatcAAACATTGCATTCAGAAAGGCTTCCACAGCAAGTTTATGTGACTCGAGTATCACCTCGTTGCGCTTCAACTCCATCTCCATCCTCATTTTCTCAATCTCCATAGCCATTTCCATCTTCATCGTCTCCACCTTCACATACTCCTCCCCCAACATCTTAATCGCCGAAACCACTGCCGTAAACGAACCCACCACCTCCCTCTTCTTCCGAACCACATTCCTATCCTTGAATTCAAAATTCGAATTCTTCGGACTAATTCTCGAATTCACAGAATTCCCACCTCTTTTATCAATGGCATAGTCCATCCTATGCTTGTGTTTAAACTCCGGACTAAACTTCTCACCTAATTTAACAGGATTATTCTTCTGCTCAAACCCCGGGGGCACCAAATTCCTTTCACCCAAGGTTCTCACAGGAAACCCACCAACATTTTCATCAAAATCAGGCTTAGAACTACAACTATCCGTAACGGTGCTATAGCTTCTCGACCGAATCTCCTGAGgcgccaccaaattttgaccaACTAAGCTTTCTACGCCAGACCCACCTCTCGATTTGCGGTAAAATTCACGATCAGCATTGAAACTCCCACCAACTTTGGAAAAACTTTTGGCCGTCAAAGCCTGAGAAATCGAATTCCTATCAGAAAGGGTTTTAATAGAAATCCCATTTCCAAAACCAGGAGCAGAGTCAGAATTATCATTAGTCTGAgcaattttcttcttcttgggtGGCACCGGAGacggaaaagaagaaaaagaagaggaagagcgAGCTTCTATATCGTCCAAGAGAGGGAAGAGGACCCAGGAAGAGACGAAAGAGTGATGATTGTGCTTTTGCTTTTCGGAACGGTAGCGTTTGCGGAGCTTCTCCATCTTGTGGCGGCACTG
This region includes:
- the LOC126709622 gene encoding protein FIP2-like; translation: MSAPRRVPPPCWTDDETIALISSFNDKWLSRSGSRGSLSASEWEAVATDVTSKSSTQCRHKMEKLRKRYRSEKQKHNHHSFVSSWVLFPLLDDIEARSSSSFSSFPSPVPPKKKKIAQTNDNSDSAPGFGNGISIKTLSDRNSISQALTAKSFSKVGGSFNADREFYRKSRGGSGVESLVGQNLVAPQEIRSRSYSTVTDSCSSKPDFDENVGGFPVRTLGERNLVPPGFEQKNNPVKLGEKFSPEFKHKHRMDYAIDKRGGNSVNSRISPKNSNFEFKDRNVVRKKREVVGSFTAVVSAIKMLGEEYVKVETMKMEMAMEIEKMRMEMELKRNEVILESHKLAVEAFLNAMFDRKKKKVKVVSVDS